DNA from Candidatus Margulisiibacteriota bacterium:
AAATACTGGAAGGCAAAGCGTTTGGCCTGATCTTTGAAAAACCCAGTACCCGAACATATGTTTCCTTTGATATAGCAATCAATGACCTGGGTGGGCACTCAGTTACGCTACCCGTAACATCACTTGGGAACCGTGAATCCATATATGACATAGCGAAAACCATGGAACGTTATGTAGACGGCCTGATTATAAGAACATTTAAACAGCAGACCTTAGAAGATTTTGCCAGATATTTTTCCAAGCCTGTTATCAATGCTCTCTCTGATAAATTTCACCCCTGCCAGATTATGGCAGACTACCAGACTATAGTAGAAAAAAAGGGTAAGAAAAAAGTAAAGATAGCCTATCTTGGTGACGGTTTTAATGTAGCCAACTGCCTGACTATTCTTTCCAGTACAGTGGGTTATGATATACACCTGGGAATGCCAAAAGGTTATGAACCTTCCGCTGAAATTTTAGCCCTGGCGAAAAAAAATGCCCTAAAAAGCGGATCCAGTATAGTTGTAAGTCATGACGCAAAGGCGGTAGCAGAAGATGCCGATGTTTTATATACCGACACGTGGATTCCCATGGGCAAAGAAGCTGAGGAAAATAAACGCATCAAAGTATTTCAACCTTTTCAATTGAACACGACCATTCTAAAAAAAGCTAAAAAAGACGCAATAGTAATGCATTGTCTGCCGGCACATCGGGGACAGGAAATAACCGATGAAGTCATCGACGGCAAGCAATCAGTTGTATTTGATGAAGCTGAGAACAGACTGCATATTCAAAAAGCGATTCTCACTTATTTATACAGCTAAGCAGTACATTCCTGTATTATATTTAACCTGTAAACAAATTTAATGTCCATTTAAAAAAATGCTATACTAAAAATAATGATAAAAAACATAACAATCCAAAGCTTTAAGCCCGGCCAGGAAAAAGAAATCTATTTGTTGATTAAAAAGGTTTTTGACGAACTGATCGGCATTGAATATTCCGCTGAAGGTATAACGAGTTTTTATGATTTTATAGATCCGCAAAATATCCTGAACAGATTTCTAAACAAAAATATTATACTTCTGGCAAAAGACAATGGAAAGATCGTCGGAATGCTGGAAACACGAGACTTTAATCATATCTGCCTGTTCTTTGTAAACAAAAAATATCACCATCAAGGGATCGGTAAAAAATTATTTTTGAAAATGTTAAGTATGGTAAAAAGTCATACAAAATTTATTGATGTAAACGCTTCACCATATTCTGAAAAAATTTATGCGAAATTGGGCTTCCAAAAAACAAGCGAACAAACAGTTAAAAATGGTATAAAATTTATCCCGATGAAAATGACTATATCGTCCTCATAATTAATTTACTTCCGCTTAAATATGGCCTCCATAATTCTTCCACCCATCTCTTCGTGTGACAATTTTTCTGATATTTCCTGATAATATTTATCCATAGCTGTTTTCAATATTCTGCTTTTCTCCAATTCCTGACCGACATCCTTATTATGGAGGGCGGCATATTTTTTTATTCTATCCAGTTCAAGTACAAATTCGCTGAACTGTGCCTGATCAGGGCTGTTACTTGCGATATCAGCCAATAACTTTTCACACCAAACAATTTCGGAATTTAACTGCACTTTCCCAAAATCCATCAATCCTGCTCTTATCATTTGTTCAGCAATAGTCTGTTGAGGCTGTGAACCCCCTACAACTCCTATTCCCTTTCTGGATTTTTTTTGTTTTTTTAAATTGATAATTTTCTTATTCAAATGCTATTCCTTTTGCAATTTATTTATATATCGTATCAGGGTAGGAATAAAATTCATCAGACTAATTTTATTGCTAAGTTTTTGATTCAAGTGAAAACATGTTTCGATAATTTTATGAATTAAAAATCTAGCGATGAAACTCGCTGTCCAGAGGTTTCCCGAAAAATTTGTGAGCCAGCTTTGCTTTGGTCCCGTCTAAAATATTATAAACACAGGGGACTACAACCAGGGTAAGCATAGTTGCCACAGCCAAACCGAAAATAACGGCATTAGACATAGAGGCCCACCATTCTGAAGAATCGGAATGTGTAACAATAATAAACTTGTGAAAATCTATACTCACACCTGTAGACATCGGCAGCAATCCCAGAATTGCCGTAGATGCGGTAAGCAGCACCGGACGTGTTCTGATAATGCCCGCGTGGACCAGGGCTTCAATCCTGCTCATGCCTTTTTCGCGCAGTCTGACTGTGAAATCCAGAAGCAATATACCGTTCTTAACGACTATACCCGCGAGAGTGATTACACCGACACCGGTCATGATGATACAAAAAGGTGTTCTGGTAATTATCAGGCCCCAGAGCAGCCCGATAAACGTTAAAACAATTGTACCCAGTATGATAATGGGTATCAGGAAGGAATGAAACTGAGCTATCAATACTAAAAAAATTAAAAATATGGTAAACAAAAAAGCATTGGATAAAAAGCTCGAGGCTTTTTTCTGTTCTTCTTCTTCACCGGTAAAACTTATTTTATAACCTTCAGGTACTACCAGGGTTTTTGCCAGCATTTTTTTAACGTCCCCTCGCAAGACCTGGCTGTTATAACCTTTCTCAACTTCAGCGGTAACTTCTATTACCCGATCAAACTCTTTATGCTGGATATAACCTATTCCTTTAGAAAAATGAATATCTGCGAAAACTTTCAGGGGTATATTTTTACCCTGGAAATTCATAACAAAAATATTTTCTATATCCTCCAGGTTTTGTCGGCTTTCCTGGGGATAACGCACGGTTATATCGTATTCATCACCGGTATCCTTGTCCCTGAAAACTGATACTTTTGTACCGTAAATAGCTGTTCTTATGGCTCCGGCAACTAACGCCGTATTAACTCCCAGTAAAGCCATTTTGCCACGATCCAGGCTCACGGTTATTTCCGGCAAACCTTCTTCATAAGTATCCTGAATATTAATGAGGCCTTTTATATTTTTTAATTGTTTCTGCACTTGTTCGGAATAATCAATAAGTTTGTCAAAGTTCTCGCCGCTGATACGTACTGATACAGGAGCTCCTCTGGGAGGGCCTCCCTCAGGTCTGGTAACATCAATCTCCGCACCCGGCACATCTCTAACCTCTTCCCTTATTTTTTTCAAGGTATCTCTGGGGTCGAAATCCTTACCGACCGGATCAATGGCCCGCTGCTTAAAATCTATAGCAATCTGCGCTTTATTGGGATTGGTCTGGCCAGGGTTAAATCCGCCTATCTGACCACCGATATTGGCGTTGAAATTTTTAATATCATCATATTTATATAGAAATTTTTCTATCCTTGAGGCGACTTTGTCGGTCTCGCTCAAAACAGCATCGCCTGGCAACTTCACAGTAATATAACCCTGAGTAGGTGTTATATCCGGGAAAAAAATCACTCCTTTGCCCAATTTACCATAGGCGATTATTGAAATTATGAGCAGCATGAATACAAAACCAATTGTAGCTTTGCTATGTTTTAAAGCAAATCTGAGCAAACGCTCATAAGCCTGCATAATACGCCCAGGTTGTTTCTGATTGTCTTCACCTTCATTTTGAAAATTTTGTTTGTGAGCGGAAGCAATACCCATTATCCGCGAACCGATAACCGGATTTACAAACAGCGCAATGACCAGAGAACAGGTTAATGTAACAATGACCGTAACCGGCATATAACCCATGAACTTGCCCATAATCCCAGGCCAGAAAACAAGAGGGAAAAAAGCCGCGAGAGTGGTAAGAGTAGAAGTTATTACCGGTATGGCAACTTCTTTGGTACCCTGGTAACAGGCTTTTTTCAACTTTACACCTTTTTCCAGATAACGATAAATGTTTTCAACTACAACTATGGCGTCATCGGCCAATAATCCCAAAACCAATACCAGGGAAAACAATACAATCATATTCAGCGTGTAACCCAGTTTCTGCAAAATTATAAAAGACAAAAACATGGAAAGCGGTATTGCGGTTGAT
Protein-coding regions in this window:
- the argF gene encoding ornithine carbamoyltransferase, which gives rise to ILEGKAFGLIFEKPSTRTYVSFDIAINDLGGHSVTLPVTSLGNRESIYDIAKTMERYVDGLIIRTFKQQTLEDFARYFSKPVINALSDKFHPCQIMADYQTIVEKKGKKKVKIAYLGDGFNVANCLTILSSTVGYDIHLGMPKGYEPSAEILALAKKNALKSGSSIVVSHDAKAVAEDADVLYTDTWIPMGKEAEENKRIKVFQPFQLNTTILKKAKKDAIVMHCLPAHRGQEITDEVIDGKQSVVFDEAENRLHIQKAILTYLYS
- a CDS encoding GNAT family N-acetyltransferase, coding for MIKNITIQSFKPGQEKEIYLLIKKVFDELIGIEYSAEGITSFYDFIDPQNILNRFLNKNIILLAKDNGKIVGMLETRDFNHICLFFVNKKYHHQGIGKKLFLKMLSMVKSHTKFIDVNASPYSEKIYAKLGFQKTSEQTVKNGIKFIPMKMTISSS
- a CDS encoding efflux RND transporter permease subunit, with protein sequence MKLIKFAIKNYLTIFVTVFIIVIFGIKSYFSMPREIFPDIKVPYIFINTFYLGVSPKDIETLVTDPLEKKLKNIKGLDKITSTSRESVSSIFLEFSPDTDIETDLQRVKDRVDLAKNDLPKDADPPAVNEFSFENFPFIYVNLYGRLDLVRLKQIADKLKDELEKVNGVLDVNVIGGQEREIRIIVSPEKLQEKLLSYMDIARAIQGENINIPGGNIDMGKAKYSIRIPGEFNNIEEIRNIIIKSAKGTPIFLKDIAEVVDTFKDQESYSRFNGEPNISISLTKRSGTNLLEISEKVKKVTNDYMKKQKIEGLKISFVGDQSIQIKEMVFDLENHVITGFLLVAIVLFIFLGFRNAILVSTAIPLSMFLSFIILQKLGYTLNMIVLFSLVLVLGLLADDAIVVVENIYRYLEKGVKLKKACYQGTKEVAIPVITSTLTTLAAFFPLVFWPGIMGKFMGYMPVTVIVTLTCSLVIALFVNPVIGSRIMGIASAHKQNFQNEGEDNQKQPGRIMQAYERLLRFALKHSKATIGFVFMLLIISIIAYGKLGKGVIFFPDITPTQGYITVKLPGDAVLSETDKVASRIEKFLYKYDDIKNFNANIGGQIGGFNPGQTNPNKAQIAIDFKQRAIDPVGKDFDPRDTLKKIREEVRDVPGAEIDVTRPEGGPPRGAPVSVRISGENFDKLIDYSEQVQKQLKNIKGLINIQDTYEEGLPEITVSLDRGKMALLGVNTALVAGAIRTAIYGTKVSVFRDKDTGDEYDITVRYPQESRQNLEDIENIFVMNFQGKNIPLKVFADIHFSKGIGYIQHKEFDRVIEVTAEVEKGYNSQVLRGDVKKMLAKTLVVPEGYKISFTGEEEEQKKASSFLSNAFLFTIFLIFLVLIAQFHSFLIPIIILGTIVLTFIGLLWGLIITRTPFCIIMTGVGVITLAGIVVKNGILLLDFTVRLREKGMSRIEALVHAGIIRTRPVLLTASTAILGLLPMSTGVSIDFHKFIIVTHSDSSEWWASMSNAVIFGLAVATMLTLVVVPCVYNILDGTKAKLAHKFFGKPLDSEFHR